The DNA segment GTATGTGAAAAGTTGTATGCCAGCTTTATTCTTATTCTTTTAGGTAATTTCTTGATTGCTGAAGTGGGATTGTTGTGCCCTATAGAAATAGTACTTGTATTTATTTCACAAAAgtgttgcttttaaaaaaaaaaatccatagatattacaaaaataaaataaaacatgtcttggcattgtgtgtgtgtgtggctgcatTGTGCCCTTATTCACAGCCCCTGAGTCACTTCCTTTTCTTTACGTGGTGAGCTCTTCTCATAAACTTTGCTTTCTGCTGGATGCTCTATGTAAGAAAGTGGAGAGTAATATATAAGCTCTTTTTTTACTGACAGACCTTTGATTAATTTTCCTGATAATCAGTCACCTACTGCCCTTGTCAAATCCCAGCCCTTCAACTCTCAGCATATACATCTTCCTGGGATCTCTGTTAGGATATATGTCCAAAAGCTGGTTTCTCTTATCCAATTTTCTGAATTCtagagcttttaaaattttcttgaagTTTCTTGTGTATTGATTatagtttttactcttttgctgttACGGAGTTACTCTACAACTTTTTGGCATTTGAGTTCTGAACTAGAGATGTTCCCTCTTAGTGAATTGTTCCTAAACCTCCCCTCCTGGATTACGCTTACATTTAGAGAAGTGCTCTCAGGCTCCGTGGCGTGGGCCTTTTCTCGTGCTAGCATCTCAAATGTTGCTGCTCCCACAGATTATTTTCCTGGGCTGTTCTAGAActctttttcatatatatataaaaattttatttgtggaaATTTATTTATATGTGTATCTGCCAAAGTGGACAGTCCCAACTATACGTTGCACAGTCACCTCAAGCACAGCCTGAACAAAATTCAACTCCTTGCTTCCTTCTGCCCAATtgatctttttcattattttcccattttcatTTATGAATTATCAAAAATAGTTCCTGGTTGCCATAGAATGTTAGTTGGTAAAATTTAAATGTCTCCATACCATAACCTGCTTCCAATGTATAACTGGAAGACAGAAAACTTACATGTCAGTTGGAAAATCAATTCTCAAAGCTCAAAAGGTAGCTCAGAACTCGCTCCAGAACAGGAAGCCAGGAGGGAATTGCATGAAAGAGAAGAGATGGTGGTGTTATAGCCATAAAGCAACATCAGATCAAGTAGGTATACTGCCAGAAATGTAAGGTCTCACCCTGCTTGGGGAAAGAAGAGGTCTGAGACCTGTGGGGTTCAAGGACTGGTACTGGGAATAGAAAGAAAAGGATTTGTAATACATACAGGAACAGAAGTGGCAGCTTTGAGCAGGCACCACAttagaggaaggaaggaattctTCGCATGCTTGGTAGTGAAGGCAAATAAGAAAACAAGCAGCTGAAATAAGCAAACATATatagaaatcaaagattattagtggttaccaggagcgggAAAGAGGGTAAGGGAAGATTTGCTTAGGAGGCCATGAGTTTATATTAATAAtcatggaatgatttggaaaagaatagtgagaatggttgattacaacttgaagactgtaatcaatgtctgTGAATtgtgaatgtagaaattattgagatggcatttgttttaaaaatagcttaaaaaagaatgaaagcaaCTGAAATAAGTTATCCTACAAAAATAATACAGTATCACAAGTTTTAAAGACACACCCCAAATGGTGCTACTTCTTCAAGAAAGTATAACTTATTATGCCAAAACAAGAGAGAATTTTTAACTAAGAACTACACTGCTTATATCTGTCTCTACTTTGGCTCCCTACTATCTGTAGTTGCTTCTACAAAGTGAAGGAGTGAGCATATAAAGATGTATATGGTAGTCCACATGGTATGAAAGGAAATAGCAGAATAcctatttatatttgtattttatataaaCATCAAAGAGAAAGCCTTGTTAATGCTTAATAAACTGATTCATATAAGTAAATGTATATAATACATTAATAAGCAGAGATCTATTGTGTATACCACTCATCTGAAAGTTCATCATATTGTgctgacttgcatgttgctatgatgctagaagctatgccactggtatttctaataccagtaaggtcacccagggtggacaggtttcagtggagctttcggacagactaggaagaaagtcctggcaatatacttctgcaaattagtcaatgaaaatcctacagattacagcagaacatcgtctgatacAGTGTTAGAAGGTGATCCCTCTATTTTGGAAGGGGCACAATAGCacaacaatgtactcaaacatatcaacaatgatgaagatggtgcaggaccatgcaatatttttttctattatacatatatggtcattatgagttggagctgactcgatggcagtaacaataataacaacaattagGTGTGTATGcaaaatatattttgctggacCAAAAGTCTGATTCAGAATTTCTGCCTGTTCTTTCACCTAACTTGACTCTAGAAGCTTCTAACTAATATAAGTCTTACATCCTAGTCTCATATCATACTGTGTTATTTACAGTTTCCTAAACTTGCCATTTTGCATGCATCCATGCCTTTGGCAATTCTGTTTTCCTTTATTCCCAAAGTTTACGTTAGTCAGATTGACCACCTAATAAAATCTACCTGGATAATAATATAAAATGCAAATAACTTATTCCCATTTGTGACCATGGTACACCTCAtatgtatttctgtcatagcatcTGCTATGCCAGATTGCATTTAAACATTTATATATTTGCCTCCCTATCAGAATGGAAGCTCCTTGATAACAGGGATATTTGCATTTATTCATGTTTGTATCTCCAGCACAGTTCTAGGCATAGAGTTGGAGctcaataataaatattggacaaatattattttttccatctataAAGCAGGCTACAGAATAGCATCCTGTCTTAACTTCTCAGAGTAAATTCTACAGTTGGCATATTAAGAACTAGTTCACATGTGTCTTTTCAGTGGCATTCTATACTGATcactactttttatttatttattttactattgtactttaagtgaaggtttacaaaacaaacaattttctcattaaacagtacacgtattgtttcatgacattggttaacacccccatgacatgtcaacactctcccttctcgaccttgggtcccccattaccacctttcctgtaccctccggccttctagttcttgcctccggctggtgtgccccttgtgtctcgttttgttttattggcctgtctaatgtttggatgaagggtgaacctgtggagtgacttcattactgagctaaaaaggtgtccaggggccatactctaggggtttcttcagtctctgtcaggccagtaagtctgactttttttgtgagttggttATTCTTATCACCTCTGATTGAATTGAAATGTGCTGTTACAGGGACCAGTGACATTAAGGGATGTTCTTGTGGAATTCACCCGAGAAGAGTGGCGATTACTGAATCCTGCTCAGAAGACCCTGTACAGGGATGTGATGCTGGAAAACTATAGTCACCTAGTCTCAGTGGGTGAGAAAAACTTCCCTGTATGTAACTCCCAGTAATTTATATATTCTTTCCCAGTTGCTGGAACATGTGAGGCCCTGATAGGATTGAATAATAGTAGCTTTTATTTCATGGGTCAAAGTTGATGAATCCATTCTGGATTCATATTCAGAAAGAAGATTATGAATTCTTACTCAGAAAAAAATACTTGTGTCCCTGCCACCCCATTGAAAGAATCTAAATTTGCCAAGCCTATGTGggcttggtggcgtagtggctaagtgctatggctgctaaccaaaaggctggcagtttgaatccaccaggcgctctttggaaactctatagggcagttctactctgtcctatagggttgctatgagtcggaatcgacttgatggcagtggatttatgTGGGACCTTCATTGTTTTGCCTCTGAAGCTGCAGTTACTTATCCTTCAGAGTCTCTAAATTCCAAGCAATTTGTACCATTTTATCTTTTCTATTAATAGGTTATCATGTGAATAAGCTAAATAAGGTCTTGAAGTTGAAGCAAGGAAAAGAGCCATGGATATTAGAATTTCCACGTCAAGGCTACCCTGGTGAGTTAGAAGAAATTGTATTCCATGTTATCAGTGAGGTGGTTGGGgccttttgaaaatttttttcaggAGTCTCTTTTAAAATGCCCTATGCTTCTGGAAATAACTGAGGACACTTGATCTGTATATTAAAGAAACCTAAATCATGTCTccaattttcattttctcttcctaAATTCCTTCCTTtacttgacattttaaaaatatatttacttcTCTTTCCTATATACAAAATCCAATCCCTGCCTAACCTTgtcttagatttttattttaacttcttcTTTAGAATTCCCAGTTACTCACATCCTGCCATTGGAGTATACAGCAGTAATCTTAAAGTGATTATAAATctggcttaaaatttttttttttcccaaataccaTTTCCCTCTTACATTAACAATGAAATTCCTCAGGCTTATTTTCAGCACCATTTTTaactttgtgttttctctttaaaTTCTGAAATGAGATTATAAGTCATTATGCCTCTCATCAATTACATTATTTCAGAGTTGATACTTCCTTTCAGATGATGTTTGCCCTTCACATGAAGTTCTGGTTACCCTTTCTAAAAGCTGCACTACATTTGGAGTGTTATAACACTAAGATAGtctcagcctgcttccttaaatgattttcatatattttcaGACTTGTACACTGATGTGTTCCAGGACCAGGAACAATGCTTGGTACATATTAGTTGCttactaaatatttgttgaaagagtaATTTCCCCCCAACCTCTAGCTTTTTGCAGACACAGAGTTTTACAAACCTTTTTCTTGGAGGAATGGCCCCAGATGGGACAGGCATCCAGCAGAGCCTGTGCCCTTGTCTCTTGGAGTTTAGGGGAGAGCTTCTTGCTCTGGAGAGAGGGTGGAATAAGCCATGGTTCCCCAGCCTGGCCTCATCCCAGGCTTGTGGAATCAGAATCCCCAGGGAGcaatttaaatttcagttttgagaaattttgagaattttataacatttttgtATTAAAAATCTTTCTTCTATGAAATGATAGTAAAAACTTGTTGagtgactattaaaaaaaagaatatttttatccACAAGAGACACTCTAGTTTCTGCTCTATACTCTTTAGAGTAACTCCTGCAAGAACACACCCATTCTCATGACTGAAAGCATTAGTTTTTATGCTGAGAACTCCTAAAACTGACATCTCCAGAGTCTTTGTCATGCTTGTAGTCCAGTCTCATATTTTACCATCTTACAGGATAGTTTCATTGATTCCCACTAATTCTTAAATTCTCATAGTGGTCATCATTAGAGCAAACTTATATTGCCACTAACCTGTCATGGTAAACCTGTATTGTAAGAAATTTCAGtataaatttaaaacaattttctgTCAAGAACCAGTCTGGCCCTCTCTTGTCTGCTGCAGTTTATTTATCCTTGTGGCCCCAAAACACATGCCAATCTCCATTTTGTTTACTCTCGTAAATGTCTTCCATGATTCGGATCTTGTGTGTAATCAAGTTAACTTTGCACAAGTCCTTattgaataacttttttaaatgtGTTCCCCACAGATGCCTTGAACTTTTAACCCCAGGCCTCTGCTCATAATCTTTCACTTTCTTTCAAGcacttaaaaatgaataaatataaggGTCAGTAAAGGTTCTAGAACTATGCTGAGTAATCTGATCTTTAAAGATCACATGGTAACTTGGAAGCAGAGatgtgagagccaaaatatgaaagAAGAATTAGAAACTGGTGCTGAGTTAGGGTTAGCAATGCTTTAGAGATACAGTATTTAATGGTCAGGATAAATTCATGATTGAAAATATCTGCTAGTACAACCGTGAATTCAGTCCTctgcttttacaaaaaaaaaaatgtgttcctaGTTCATCCTGTCCCAGTGAAAATTAAGCCAACTAGATGGAGAGTAAAAACCTAAGCTATAGGACAACTTCTCTAAACATAAGAAAATTAATATTCTGAAAAAGTCACCTTTGTGCTGACATCTAGATTGTTGTGGAAATTTACGGTCTGCTAATTATTAAAAATCCTAACATAGAAACCTAGGTTTGCGGGGATAAGGACCTATACCTTAGCTTCTTTAtccagtttaatattttccttgataCTTCTCCTAAACACATTTGTCTACTAATTTTTCTTATCACCCTACTTGCAGTTCATTGTCCTTAATGAGCTCACAGCATTCTCTCATTCTTGTTCAGCAGCACTTTGAATATCTTTTATTCTCTGCTCCCATTCCTTGTTTTTGTCATAACTTTCTTCTCCAAGTTTTGAAAGTCGTATTTGTAAAGTTTCAGAGATACTTGGGCTAATGGTCCTTTCTCTGTCTGCTACAACATTGTTTGTTAGACTTTTTCTAAACCAGTGGGATAGAGAAAATTTTCACTtgagagtttcttcattttgggAAAGTGGTCTGAAGCCGAAGAATCAACCTAAGACCATAAGAATGTGTTAAGATTTATACAATATTAAATTTTGGATTCCTTTATAGAAGGCCTATGGAATACTGATGACCTAGGAACAAGGTACCAAGAAAGCCAAGATGAAAATTCAAGGCAAGTTCAAGAATTAATTTTTATGATTAGAAGCTTTGCATGAAAGAGCCCTGATGAAGGTACTGATATTGGGAGAGCACTAGTTAATAATAAATGTGTGAAAACTCACACTGGAGTGaatctcaaagaatgtaatccaaGTGGAAAAGCCCTTTTTCATAATAGACACCTTATTCAGGATTAGGAGATTCAAACTTTGAAGCAAACTTTCAACTCTTCTGAAATCTGCAACAAGGGAGACTTTGGTAGGCAAAGCAACGTTCGGGTAGTCGAGATACCAGTGAAAATATGCAAGTTAGGGTTCATTCTATCAAACGTCAAGCCACAGTGTATGCTGGAGAGCTTACGCAGTGGGGAAACCCTACGAATCTAGTGAATATGGGAAAAATCTCTAGAAAGTGGCCCTTAGAGTTATTTGGAGAATACACACAACAGGCACCCAAAAAAAGCTTTATAAATATAATGAACTTGGGAAATTTTTCTATAGGAATGGAGAACTCACAGAACATCAGAAAACTCATACCAGAGAGAAAACCTGTGATTGTAATGAATGTGGAAAGTCCTGCCAGAAATCTACCCTCATCCTACATCAGCGTTCTCATTCAGAGGACAAACCACATGAGCGTGGTGAACATGGGAAATCTTTCTCTAGGAATGGTGACATCGCAGTACCTCAGAAGACCCACACCAGAGAGAAAAcctatgaatgtaaagaatgtgagAAAACCTTCTATCACCTGTCATCTCTCAGTAGGCATATGAGAACTCATGTAggggagaaaccctatgaatgtaatcagtgtgggAAAACCTTCTACCAGAAGCCACACCTCACAGAACATCAGAAAACACACACAGGGGAGAAACCctttgaatgtaaggaatgtgggaagttCTTCTATGTGAAGGCATACCTCATGGTACACGAGAAAACACACACAggggagaaaccctatgaatgtaaggaatgcagGAAAGCCTTTTCACAGAAGTCACACCTCACAGTACATCAGAGAACACACACAGGGGAGAAACCctataaatgtaaggaatgtgggaaatccTTCTCTAGGAATACACACCTCAAAACCCATCAGAGAactcacacaggagagaaaccctatgaatgtagtGAATGTAAAAAATCCTTCTACCAGAAGTCAGCCCTCACAGTACATCAGCGAACTCACACAGGAGAGAGACCCTTTGAATGTAATAAATGTGGAAAAAATTTCTATTATAAATCAGACCTCACTAAACATCAGAGAAAACACACAGgggagaagccttatgaatgtcaTGAATGTGGTAAGTCTTTCTCTGTGAATTCAGTCCTCAGATTACATCAGAGGACTCACACAggagaaaaaccctatgaatgtaaggaatgtaggAAATGCTTCTCTCAGAAGTCACATTTTATTGTACATCAGAGAAagcacacaggagagaaaccctatgaatgtgaGGAGTGTGGGAAAACCTTTATCCAGAGGTCAGAACTCACAGTACATCAAAagacacacacaggaaaaaaatagtaTGAATTAGGAAATTGATCCTGCCTGAAATCATTCTTTGGAATAACCAGATAATTCCACACAAGAGATAAACCTTATGAATATTATCAAtgtgggaatattttcagccacaATTTTTCaacaaacacagagaaaaattcTGTGAATTTATAAAAGAATTTACTAAATATCCAAAAACATGGATGGCAGAAACTCTACCAATGTTAAACATGAGGAAAAGGCTTCTTTCAAAAGTCAAGCCTTATTATACAACATAGATACCACACAGGAGAGAAATcctatta comes from the Elephas maximus indicus isolate mEleMax1 chromosome 8, mEleMax1 primary haplotype, whole genome shotgun sequence genome and includes:
- the ZNF25 gene encoding zinc finger protein 25 yields the protein MNKFQGPVTLRDVLVEFTREEWRLLNPAQKTLYRDVMLENYSHLVSVGYHVNKLNKVLKLKQGKEPWILEFPRQGYPEGLWNTDDLGTRYQESQDENSRNGELTEHQKTHTREKTCDCNECGKSCQKSTLILHQRSHSEDKPHERGEHGKSFSRNGDIAVPQKTHTREKTYECKECEKTFYHLSSLSRHMRTHVGEKPYECNQCGKTFYQKPHLTEHQKTHTGEKPFECKECGKFFYVKAYLMVHEKTHTGEKPYECKECRKAFSQKSHLTVHQRTHTGEKPYKCKECGKSFSRNTHLKTHQRTHTGEKPYECSECKKSFYQKSALTVHQRTHTGERPFECNKCGKNFYYKSDLTKHQRKHTGEKPYECHECGKSFSVNSVLRLHQRTHTGEKPYECKECRKCFSQKSHFIVHQRKHTGEKPYECEECGKTFIQRSELTVHQKTHTGKK